The Rhododendron vialii isolate Sample 1 chromosome 1a, ASM3025357v1 region GTCAATTGGAGTTGTATGTGCAAAAAGGATGCGGAGACGGTTGATCATCTCCTTATTCATTGCCCGGTGGCATGGAGACGGTTGATCATCCCCTTATTCATTTATTCATTGCCATATGATCCAATCAAACAAAGAGGGATCAAAGTCCAAACTCGCTTCTACTTCTTTCGCACTTTAGCACCTTTCCAAGCAATTAGGACTTCCATCACATTTCTCGACAATGGCCACCAAATACCAAAGTCAAAATCGTTGTtaagtatcaaaaaaaaatttgtgaataacttgtatagttgggacaagagaGATTGTAATCCTTCTCTTAACCAATtcttagattggtttgagctttccTTTTGCATGgaagtgtatagggcctttttgtcgtGGGGCCTCTTTTTGTCTGccgcattcccttaatgccttctttctaacatatttatttacttatcaaaaaagaatGTTCAAGAACTAAAGAGCATGGACCATTTTCCAGTCTACTTGACTTGGAAACTGTGGAACCCCTTTTTATCGAGTTTCCACTTTTTGTTTGTGACATCAACTCTCTTCCACTCGGATCGATGACGGTCAGCTTTGATCTTGGATAGAACTGCACAGTAATGAACTCGTTAGAGACACTCCGGTCAAGTTGGTTGACCAGCAAtgccctccgacgatcaagttagaatCCCGAATATGATGCTAAAAACTCAAACTTATCATAAAACAGTAGTGTTCCTCTTTTTCGTATTCATTTTTTCCTACTGCCCCCTGCTTCTTGGGTTTCTTCCTCTATTTATAGAAGGCTTTTCCCGCCTTCCATGCTTTTCTGCCGAGTTCCCTATATGGGGACACGTGGATGGTAATTGTCATGCCCCCACTTCTCACTCAGTTCTTGCTCTATCTTGGCGATTCTGAAGAGGATATCAAAGGTTCAGATAACGCTCTTGTCCAACTGCTTGGCTCCTTACCCGGGTGTCTCCTCGGGGAGTTTACTCGGGGTTAAATCCCCCTTCTCCCAACTATTCATTAATGGGTTCCGAGTTGTCCTGTCTCCTGGCACTCTGCTCTCAGTATTCCATCATCCTTGCGCAGGCTTTTCACGTGCTGCGATGAGAAGCAGTCATTCTGATTCACATTAACTTCCGTCCCATCAAGTCTTTGCTTTTTGTACAGATGTTAGAATTTCCTTCCTCCTCGCTTGCCATGCCTCCAAATGGATACACCCAGGTCCTTATCTctttactaaaaaataaaaatagacaTACAGTTCGCCTGTGGTATCAAAGGGCGGACTTCACGGATGAAGACGATCTACAACTCAGAAGTCCATCTCTGCTTGGTATGGGGAGTTTTGGGATATTAAAAGTCTGGGTCTGTTAAACAAGGTCAAGGGGTGAGCTGGGCCTCTCAAACAAGGTCACAAGGAGAGAGGACATGTATCATCCCTGTTTGTTCCTTGACGGGCTCGGCTATCACCCTACCGGCCAACTGGCACGCAGCAGGACACTTTCCCCAGACAACCCCCAAGTTGGGAGGATATGACCTCTCGCGGCCAGCCATTCAGGTGGTGGGTTGGTCGTCTCTGGACCCTTCCAGCTTGGGTTTCCCCTGAGACCGTCCTGGACGGCTTCCCCAGTGATGCGCGCCCCCCTCGGATGGAGCTTCACTGTTTCAGGCTCGGCCTGCAGCTCAAGATGGGACCCGAGGAATTTAAGCAGCCGTTGCCACATAGATTTCCCAGATGACGACCGTTTCATCGCCGTTGTGCGAATCGGGGAGGATCCACATAAGGGCTTCGCAGTTTCTCGTTGCGTGCACTTTCTTTGTTATAATTCCTGTAAGTCCTATTTTTTGTTATTCGGGTGTATGCTTGCTCGGCAGAAAGAGATGTAAAGATCCCCCTTTTATTAATGAATTTTGTATTTGACCATTAATAGCTCTTGTGAACGTCTCTAATATTTTCCGATGTAAGCGTGCGTGGACACTAATAcgttgcttttgacttttcaaagtaGCTTATGCTTAAAAATATATTGACTAGTTTAAAAATGGTAATTTTTGGCCCCCCACAGAAACAGAGCCCTTGCTAAATAAAATAATCTAGCATGCATGATAAGTTACACATTTCATGTAATTTGTCTTCAATAGATTTTCCCCAATTCCAACAGCATTGTATAACAATTTCCAGCAATGGTAACCATATGAGTGCAACTACCCTCGACCACAATGCTACCCTATAATTGGCAGGTCAGAACTTTGGCAGTTTCAGGCATTTCGGTCTACTGAAACCGTTTCAGAGTATCATGCAAAAGCAAGCATCACAACTCTCAAAAAAGAGTAAGAACACTATTAGAACACACAAGAACTTATGACAGTTTCGGCAATTTACTGAAAAAGTAAGAGCTTTgaactaaaacaagaaaattgtgAACAAGAAAACCACCTTAACGATTAGTATGCAATTATAGAAACAACAGCTACATACCTTGAGGATACGCGACATAAAGGAGGTACCATCCAGAGACAAAGCATTCTCTGCGGCTTCTTTCCTCATAAACTCCACATACGCTGACCTGATTAATCAACATAATTTTGCAAAGAATAACTGTAGTACCTCAAAGTGGATGTAGATACTTTCAACATGATAAAGCAACTCAGAAAATTCAAATGAAATGGCTCACCCTTTTGGTTGTCCTGTTGCTGCATCAGTCACAATTACTACTTTGAGCACATCCCCAAACTTGTTAAAATGCCGAGATAGACTATCCTTAGTAGCTGCAAAATGAACCTGTGAAGACAAAACTGATGTAAGGAACAAAGAAAACCCTATAAAAGAAGGTAAGTCAAGCCTCAGGACTATAACTTACATTGTTAACAAAAATGGTTCGGGAGTCGGGATCTTCTGTTGGCCGACCAGTAGAATATAAACCTGCATAAAAACATAAGCAGATTTAATAAACGTTAGAAACAACgttcagagagagaaattatccAAAACTATCATATCTTTAAGCACATTGTGATACAAAAACTTTCACCATGAATAATTCTTAGAAAGGAATGAAGACGCATAaacattgttttctttttggggaTGCTTTTGACCCTCATTCTCCACCTGGAGGATTGAGTACGTCCAGTGAtgcttttttatttgtttatcagCTGTGTACGGGGGCTATGCCCCATGAGTCCATGACCTTATTTAAACTATGAAGATGCCTTTTATAGCTGGGGcacaagaacaagaaaagtAAGACCAAAAATGCTTAATTTGTGCACTTCAAAGATTTAATAACGCACCAGCGGTGGTAGGGAGCATCTTCTGAGACTCTTTCTGAGAATCTGCAGCAGGTTTTGCCTATCCATTCAAGGGGGGGAAATGGAATCAAGAACAAGGTATAAAGCAGCAGAAACAGAAGAGATTTATGCACATTACACACAAACTATGCATGACTCAGATATGCATCTTACATTTCCATTACCAGCAGAGACAATATTGTTGTTCTCTTTCATCAACCAAGCACCAGATTTGCCCAGACCTGCCTCATTCTCCGGTACAGATTTCCGACCATCCAGTTCTGAGACCTCTCTTGGCTCTTGATAATGAGGTGGTTTCCATGTATTTACATTTACAGATATATTCACTATCTTGCGAGAATTGCTAGCTACCGGAGCAGGTTGGTCCTGATCTTTCCGTGGTTTCAGTGTACTTTCACCACTCTTTTCAGCCACACTGTATTGCACCATCAAGGAGTCCTGGCCTTTATTTCCACCAGATGTGCCAGTCTGAGAAACATCCATAAACCTACGGCCCATAACATTGACATCATCGTATACTTCGTTATCAGAAGCTGAATCAGAAGCCATTCCAGTTTCAGTTTCCAACATAGTCATATCCCCCACATATTCTGCAGCATACTTGCTTCTTTGGAGATAAGTTGAACGGGTCCCCTCCAAAACTTGGTTAAAATCTCCATATTCCCCATCTTCTACTGCAGCTTCTTCAAATTCTGCTAGTTCGTCACGGACCTGTGATACATGCATACCCCCGCCAAGTCTATCAAACACATTTCCTGAAGATCTGCTTTTAGCGACATCCTTGGCAGCCTCTTCAACAGCTTTAATAGCAGTTGCCATGATGGCATTAGGCACTCTCGCAACAGACCGAATTCTACGAGGATGGCCTTCAACTGATGGGTCTCCAGATGATGTAGAAACCACAGAACGTAGGCGCTTTAGTGCAGG contains the following coding sequences:
- the LOC131317950 gene encoding uncharacterized protein LOC131317950 isoform X1 yields the protein MDGADQVDGRTFGANFTVDGVARLRERVNEKLKELMGDYTDDTLVEYVIVLLKNGRRKEEARNELNVFLGDDDSDSFVSWLWDHLGSNLHLYVLQPQESHPDEAAEAKTKNGDQRRRNESRHLDSDSERGKSSKLSRSRHNREWKSLVRNADEPPPFQSSGTDSVGTHERAQRKISQSKRSPPPQPLSQKKRSRPDEQQETKKVVASQATVGAPRRLLQFAVRDAVATSRPSSSASEPALKRLRSVVSTSSGDPSVEGHPRRIRSVARVPNAIMATAIKAVEEAAKDVAKSRSSGNVFDRLGGGMHVSQVRDELAEFEEAAVEDGEYGDFNQVLEGTRSTYLQRSKYAAEYVGDMTMLETETGMASDSASDNEVYDDVNVMGRRFMDVSQTGTSGGNKGQDSLMVQYSVAEKSGESTLKPRKDQDQPAPVASNSRKIVNISVNVNTWKPPHYQEPREVSELDGRKSVPENEAGLGKSGAWLMKENNNIVSAGNGNAKPAADSQKESQKMLPTTAGLYSTGRPTEDPDSRTIFVNNVHFAATKDSLSRHFNKFGDVLKVVIVTDAATGQPKGSAYVEFMRKEAAENALSLDGTSFMSRILKVIRKSSAHQEAAPVMTWPRVMRGSMFAPPRFGRAAFPRGVPSIYRGRPPIKPGARSLQWKRDESGATASISSSVPSPTARSLTYVRPEPKANGSSAAS
- the LOC131317950 gene encoding uncharacterized protein LOC131317950 isoform X2, producing MDGADQVDGRTFGANFTVDGVARLRERVNEKLKELMGDYTDDTLVEYVIVLLKNGRRKEEARNELNVFLGDDDSDSFVSWLWDHLGSNLHLYVLQPQESHPDEAAEAKTKNGDQRRRNESRHLDSDSERGKSSKLSRSRHNREWKSLVRNADEPPPFQSSGTDSVGTHERAQRKISQSKRSPPPQPLSQKKRSRPDEQQETKVVASQATVGAPRRLLQFAVRDAVATSRPSSSASEPALKRLRSVVSTSSGDPSVEGHPRRIRSVARVPNAIMATAIKAVEEAAKDVAKSRSSGNVFDRLGGGMHVSQVRDELAEFEEAAVEDGEYGDFNQVLEGTRSTYLQRSKYAAEYVGDMTMLETETGMASDSASDNEVYDDVNVMGRRFMDVSQTGTSGGNKGQDSLMVQYSVAEKSGESTLKPRKDQDQPAPVASNSRKIVNISVNVNTWKPPHYQEPREVSELDGRKSVPENEAGLGKSGAWLMKENNNIVSAGNGNAKPAADSQKESQKMLPTTAGLYSTGRPTEDPDSRTIFVNNVHFAATKDSLSRHFNKFGDVLKVVIVTDAATGQPKGSAYVEFMRKEAAENALSLDGTSFMSRILKVIRKSSAHQEAAPVMTWPRVMRGSMFAPPRFGRAAFPRGVPSIYRGRPPIKPGARSLQWKRDESGATASISSSVPSPTARSLTYVRPEPKANGSSAAS